The Acropora muricata isolate sample 2 chromosome 5, ASM3666990v1, whole genome shotgun sequence genome includes a window with the following:
- the LOC136916148 gene encoding kinase D-interacting substrate of 220 kDa B-like isoform X4 — protein MEGETVLISAARDGHLEVVRTLLSKYADIEASDCDRKTALFHAVEKGHVLIVKELLDAGANTETANKDGETPLLRATQKKHTAIVSLLLEKGASVSVADKRGDTAVHIAVRGRYRRICELLLKNPKDARLLYRPNKSGETPYNIDRQHKHSLLTQIFGTGLFTPGKKCSEEVMGYEVYTSALADVLCEPSLNMPLTVGMYARWGSGKSFVLRRLQEEMREFAHQDLRAMFHFSRFVFIILLVFCTVVGVVLAASVGYATGIGIALGIFLACYLLFVIAYFADRRYSRGEPSCGIGAYVTNAVETVKLLCQLVFCIPPSPGSTKPNMPVRFLFTDFSKLTCTGSEAASLVGMIETLCDVVENEFGFFVTRLYRVFRSPPAEYDETMMSEARWKRCCCCVPTFIIFLVILALGLIGLVFYKVYGTKGSSAITGIEIAAASIVGVAVLVHLPTLCSILYSLVFSQKKRISVVATQLGLKEEGFIHALKQEVELITDLVNCVDGFTKHQTRVVIVIDGLDNSEQSKVLQLLDSVNLLFTDPEAPFIILMAVDPRVIIRAIDQSFSSILRESHISASDYLKSIVQLPFYLPEPRTNYSGVLPPGVVSLLEDVTGVVHTGSAVQPERESVLADELEWDGEILDYNDHNSLLNRAPRATYNCNGGVINSRVHPDLELQQSMLYAHSREDEEQCLDHHKLLDHELELEERRRISTDLVQVLADNETVNPLGVKRLMNIISLTCRLLRARGIDYSWKRLAAWVSVVDGWPYKTSWLVLLIEDSNTRLQENVALKDLHEATLSAMPVINEVDCAVDGDPVYFETFLASHYPLLSAADVRRFLPCTVHLDPSLRRQMVECLQSVSSVSCNKSDTGSLGKGSPHLQVSTVVNSSKKANLATLTVEDVCKQIAELEGLDQKQISTYQTIITENNINGIVLSTCDLGELGQIMAMTFGDWQLFRAWILTARNPGQDCTMCNGRCLSPGEMNSQRIKTPSGAPDHTNPLTVPGESDGDSAGQPHVESPLLKAPDIVLEPPSAPESEEEDNKGETVDTAEIELEREETTLKEDATLQTDENFKEEEEHGEAASGLIKIDKDSILISIEDDVNLPLQPEIPIGFDKNGDGDHGDQGFPVSSPHGNDLITFSEGEGRRNGSNLEQDVLIAQPPDSVPQEDMQTNSLPKLECSCERFQHVDTMESGRERKSSSNSLLFDSDDSADVDRPTAIVLTRNRNGPMKSAVAVKRSNSASVGGIGFSNDRSGLSLPQLALVDLGRNISTSSVSRGQHSLPGANNVARPFSSADVATVEHPPKLRRNSEQLLQNSTDSEPEPFALASDPLIPEKDLTRYSRDSNEFPPPPPSIEDASPTDKEDSPWVPLMSRFQVDASASLSECEEPLIPQRCPKPKSSSTDHRVPKFRSYTPKGKTTYVEVKNNEANLKSETCV, from the exons ATG GAAGGCGAAACCGTACTTATTTCAGCAGCCAGGGACGGACATTTAGAAGTTGTACGAACATTACTCAGCAAGTACGCAGATATTGAAGCTTCGGATTGC GACAGAAAAACAGCGTTATTTCATGCTGTTGAGAAAGGACATGTCTTGATTGTTAAAGAACTGCTCGATGCTGGAGCCAATACAGAAACAGCAAACAAG GATGGAGAAACACCTCTCCTTCGAGCAACACAGAAGAAACACACTGCAATAGTCTCTCTTTTGTTGGAAAAAGGTGCGAGTGTTTCAGTCGCGGACAAG CGTGGGGATACAGCGGTTCATATTGCGGTGCGGGGAAGATACCGAAGGATCTGCGAGCTTCTGTTGAAGAATCCTAAAGACGCACGACTCCTTTATCGACCCAACAAATCTGGAGAAACCCCATACAACATTGACAGGCAGCATAAACACAGCTTATTGACACAAATTTTCGGAACCG GTTTATTTACCCCTGGAAAGAAGTGTAGCGAGGAGGTGATGGGCTACGAGGTCTACACCAGTGCCCTCGCGGACGTCTTGTGTGAGCCTTCGCTCAACATGCCACTGACTGTGGGAATGTATGCGCGCTGGGGAAGTGGCAAGTCATTCGTCTTGCGGAGGCTACAAG AGGAAATGCGGGAGTTTGCCCATCAAGATCTTCGAGCGATGTTTCACTTTTCTCGCTTCGTATTTATTATTCTGTTGGTATTTTGCACCGTAGTTGGGGTTGTCCTTGCGGCTTCTGTCGGTTACGCCACCGGAATCGGTATTGCTTTGGGGATATTTTTAGCGTGTTATCTTCTGTTTGTAATCGCGTACTTTGCCGACAGACGCTACAGCCGCGGAGAACCGTCCTGTGGCATCGGCGCTTACGTCACCAACGCGGTGGAAACCGTGAAATTGTTATGTCAGCTGGTGTTTTGTATTCCTCCTAGTCCAGGTTCTACTAAGCCCAATATGCCAGTTCGctttcttttcaccgacttcAGTAAGTTAACTTGTACCGGAAGCGAAGCCGCCTCGTTGGTCGGCATGATCGAAACGCTTTGTGACGTTGTCGAAAATGAGTTTGGATTTTTCGTGACCAGATTATATAGAGTATTTCGTTCGCCGCCCGCTGAATACGACGAGACAATGATGTCCGAAGCGCGTTGGAAACGCTGTTGCTGTTGTGTACCCACGTTTATTATCTTCCTCGTTATTCTTGCGCTTGGTTTGATTGGATTGGTGTTTTACAAGGTGTATGGCACGAAGGGGTCATCTGCCATAACAGGCATCGAAATCGCAGCCGCTTCCATAGTTGGTGTGGCTGTGCTGGTTCACTTGCCAACCCTGTGCTCTATCTTGTATTCCCTGGTTTTCTCACAGAAAAAACGGATCTCTGTCGTGGCGACTCAGCTTGGTTTAAAAGAGGAGGGCTTCATCCACGCACTCAAACAAGAAGTCGAGTTGATAACAGACTTGGTGAATTGTGTCGATGGATTTACGAAACATCAAACACGGGTCGTAATTGTCATCGATGGATTGGACAATTCAGAGCAATCCAAAGTTCTACAGCTCCTCGATTCAGTCAATTTGCTGTTCACTGATCCCGAAGCTCCGTTTATTATCTTAATGGCTGTGGACCCGCGGGTTATAATTAGAGCAATTGATCAAAGCTTCAGCAGTATTCTACGGGAATCGCATATTAGTGCTTCGGACTATTTGAAAAGTATCGTGCAGTTGCCTTTCTACCTACCGGAACCTAGGACAAATTACTCCGGGGTGTTACCTCCGGGGGTCGTCAGCCTCCTTGAAGATGTGACGGGTGTTGTACACACTGGGTCGGCTGTCCAACCTGAGCGAGAGAGTGTCCTTGCGGATGAATTAGAGTGGGACGGAGAAATCCTCGACTACAACGATCATAATAGTTTGCTGAACCGAGCGCCGCGCGCTACGTATAATTGCAATGGTGGAGTGATAAACAGTCGCGTGCATCCCGACTTAGAGTTGCAACAGTCCATGTTGTACGCTCATTCACGCGAAGATGAGGAGCAGTGTCTCGATCATCACAAACTTCTTGACCATGAACTGGAGCTGGAGGAGCGCCGTAGAATCTCCACAGACCTTGTTCAAGTGTTGGCAGACAACGAAACAGTTAATCCATTGGGCGTCAAACGTCTCATGAACATCATCTCTCTCACTTGCCGGCTCCTACGTGCCCGCGGGATTGACTATTCGTGGAAGCGGCTTGCGGCTTGGGTCAGTGTTGTTGATGGCTGGCCATATAAGACCTCATGGCTTGTCCTTCTCATAGAAGACTCCAATACACGGCTTCAAGAGAATGTTGCGCTGAAAGACCTTCACGAAGCTACGTTATCCGCCATGCCAGTAATCAACGAAGTCGATTGCGCTGTGGACGGAGACCCGGTGTATTTCGAAACGTTCCTTGCCAGTCACTATCCACTCTTGAGCGCGGCTGACGTCAGGCGGTTCTTACCGTGCACGGTTCACTTAGATCCGTCGCTACGCAGACAGATGGTGGAGTGCTTACAGTCTGTGAGTTCAGTGAGTTGTAATAAATCAGATACTGGAAGTTTGGGCAAAGGCAGCCCACATCTACAG GTCAGTACGGTAGTGAATTCTTCCAAGAAAGCAAATTTAGCCACTCTAACTGTGGAGGATGTGTGCAAACAG ATCGCTGAACTGGAGGGTTTGGACCAGAAACAGATTTCAACTTATCAGACAATTATCACAGAGAACAATATTAATGGCATAGTCCTGTCCACCTGCGACCTTGGGGAACTGGGACAGATTATGGCCATGACGTTCGGTGATTGGCAGCTATTTCGCGCATGGATACTGACTGCTCGAAATCCTGGGCAAGACTGCACCATGTG TAATGGCAGATGCCTTAGTCCCGGTGAGATGAACAGTCAGCGAATCAAGACACCTTCAG GCGCACCGGATCATACAAATCCGCTGACCGTTCCCGGGGAGAGCGACGGGGACTCAGCCGGCCAGCCTCATGTAGAGTCTCCTTTATTGAAAGCCCCGGATATAGTACTCGAGCCCCCCTCGGCTCCAGAGAGCGAAGAGGAGGACAATAAAGGCGAAACAGTGGACACGGCCGAGATTGAGTTAGAGAGAGAGGAAACTACATTGAAAGAAGATGCAACATTGCAGACTGATGAAAATTTTaaggaagaggaagaacatggCGAGGCCGCGTCTGGtttaataaaaattgacaaggaTAGCATTCTTATTTCAATTGAGGACGATGTTAATCTCCCTCTGCAACCTGAAATCCCAATTGGTTTCGATAAGAATGGCGATGGTGATCACGGTGACCAAGGATTTCCTGTCTCTTCTCCTCACGGGAACGATTTGATCACATTTAGCGAAGGAGAAGGTCGAAGAAATGGCTCGAATCTTGAACAAGACGTTTTGATCGCTCAGCCGCCAGATTCGGTCCCGCAAGAGGATATGCAAACAAATAGTTTGCCAAAACTCGAGTGTTCGTGCGAACGCTTTCAGCACGTAGATACAATGGAATCGGGTCGCGAGCGCAAGTCTTCCAGCAATTCTTTGTTATTTGACTCTGATGACAGTGCAGATGTTGATCGTCCTACAGCTATCGTACTTACGCGGAACAGAAATGGGCCAATGAAATCTGCTGTGGCTGTCAAGAGAAGCAACAGCGCTTCCGTAGGTGGAATTGGCTTCAGCAACGACAGATCTGGCTTATCTCTTCCCCAGTTAGCCTTGGTTGATTTAGGCCGTAATATATCTACGTCGAGCGTGTCACGTGGACAACATTCGTTACCCGGGGCTAACAATGTGGCTCGACCTTTTTCCTCCGCTGATGTCGCCACCGTTGAACACCCACCAAAACTCAGAAGAAACTCTGAGCAGCTCCTGCAAAATAGTACGGACAGTGAACCAGAGCCTTTTGCGCTCGCCTCAGACCCGTTAATCCCTGAGAAAGACTTGACTCGTTACAGTCGTGATTCAAATGAGTTCCCACCACCCCCACCGTCAATTGAGGATGCCTCACCCACCGACAAAGAGGACTCCCCTTGGGTGCCTCTCATGTCTCGATTTCAGGTAGACGCGAGTGCTTCGTTGTCGGAATGTGAAGAGCCGTTAATACCGCAGCGGTGTCCAAAGCCAAAGTCGAGCTCGACAGACCATAGAGTTCCGAAATTCCGCTCTTACACGCCGAAAGGTAAAACCACTTATGTGGAGGTTAAAAACAACGAAGCCAACTTGAAAAGTGAGACGTGCGTGTAA
- the LOC136916148 gene encoding kinase D-interacting substrate of 220 kDa B-like isoform X3, whose product MTALIWASGRGHTEVVDHLLEAGANPDAADKYGTTALVWSCRKGHLGAIKSLLLKNANVNTASSRGWTPLIMAAKGGYTEVVDILLEREPHINATDQEGNSALAWSAKHGHEDIVQRLLARGAYFNLPDREGETVLISAARDGHLEVVRTLLSKYADIEASDCDRKTALFHAVEKGHVLIVKELLDAGANTETANKDGETPLLRATQKKHTAIVSLLLEKGASVSVADKRGDTAVHIAVRGRYRRICELLLKNPKDARLLYRPNKSGETPYNIDRQHKHSLLTQIFGTGLFTPGKKCSEEVMGYEVYTSALADVLCEPSLNMPLTVGMYARWGSGKSFVLRRLQEEMREFAHQDLRAMFHFSRFVFIILLVFCTVVGVVLAASVGYATGIGIALGIFLACYLLFVIAYFADRRYSRGEPSCGIGAYVTNAVETVKLLCQLVFCIPPSPGSTKPNMPVRFLFTDFSKLTCTGSEAASLVGMIETLCDVVENEFGFFVTRLYRVFRSPPAEYDETMMSEARWKRCCCCVPTFIIFLVILALGLIGLVFYKVYGTKGSSAITGIEIAAASIVGVAVLVHLPTLCSILYSLVFSQKKRISVVATQLGLKEEGFIHALKQEVELITDLVNCVDGFTKHQTRVVIVIDGLDNSEQSKVLQLLDSVNLLFTDPEAPFIILMAVDPRVIIRAIDQSFSSILRESHISASDYLKSIVQLPFYLPEPRTNYSGVLPPGVVSLLEDVTGVVHTGSAVQPERESVLADELEWDGEILDYNDHNSLLNRAPRATYNCNGGVINSRVHPDLELQQSMLYAHSREDEEQCLDHHKLLDHELELEERRRISTDLVQVLADNETVNPLGVKRLMNIISLTCRLLRARGIDYSWKRLAAWVSVVDGWPYKTSWLVLLIEDSNTRLQENVALKDLHEATLSAMPVINEVDCAVDGDPVYFETFLASHYPLLSAADVRRFLPCTVHLDPSLRRQMVECLQSVSSVSCNKSDTGSLGKGSPHLQVSTVVNSSKKANLATLTVEDVCKQIAELEGLDQKQISTYQTIITENNINGIVLSTCDLGELGQIMAMTFGDWQLFRAWILTARNPGQDCTMCNGRCLSPGEMNSQRIKTPSGAPDHTNPLTVPGESDGDSAGQPHVESPLLKAPDIVLEPPSAPESEEEDNKGETVDTAEIELEREETTLKEDATLQTDENFKEEEEHGEAASGLIKIDKDSILISIEDDVNLPLQPEIPIGFDKNGDGDHGDQGFPVSSPHGNDLITFSEGEGRRNGSNLEQDVLIAQPPDSVPQEDMQTNSLPKLECSCERFQHVDTMESGRERKSSSNSLLFDSDDSADVDRPTAIVLTRNRNGPMKSAVAVKRSNSASVGGIGFSNDRSGLSLPQLALVDLGRNISTSSVSRGQHSLPGANNVARPFSSADVATVEHPPKLRRNSEQLLQNSTDSEPEPFALASDPLIPEKDLTRYSRDSNEFPPPPPSIEDASPTDKEDSPWVPLMSRFQVDASASLSECEEPLIPQRCPKPKSSSTDHRVPKFRSYTPKGKTTYVEVKNNEANLKSETCV is encoded by the exons ATGACTGCCCTTATATGGGCTTCTGGTCGTGGACACACTGAAGTAGTTGATCACTTACTTGAAGCAGGAGCCAATCCTGATGCCGCTGATAAG TACGGTACGACAGCCCTTGTGTGGAGCTGCAGGAAAGGCCACCTAGGAGCTATTAAAAGTCTTCTTCTCAAAAACGCCAACGTCAATACTGCCAGCAGT CGAGGTTGGACGCCGTTGATTATGGCTGCCAAAGGTGGCTACACTGAAGTGGTAGATATTCTGTTGGAGCGAGAGCCGCACATTAATGCTACAGATCAG GAAGGGAACTCGGCGTTAGCCTGGTCTGCTAAACACGGCCACGAGGACATTGTACAGCGGCTTCTCGCCAGAGGCGCTTACTTCAACTTACCTGATAGA GAAGGCGAAACCGTACTTATTTCAGCAGCCAGGGACGGACATTTAGAAGTTGTACGAACATTACTCAGCAAGTACGCAGATATTGAAGCTTCGGATTGC GACAGAAAAACAGCGTTATTTCATGCTGTTGAGAAAGGACATGTCTTGATTGTTAAAGAACTGCTCGATGCTGGAGCCAATACAGAAACAGCAAACAAG GATGGAGAAACACCTCTCCTTCGAGCAACACAGAAGAAACACACTGCAATAGTCTCTCTTTTGTTGGAAAAAGGTGCGAGTGTTTCAGTCGCGGACAAG CGTGGGGATACAGCGGTTCATATTGCGGTGCGGGGAAGATACCGAAGGATCTGCGAGCTTCTGTTGAAGAATCCTAAAGACGCACGACTCCTTTATCGACCCAACAAATCTGGAGAAACCCCATACAACATTGACAGGCAGCATAAACACAGCTTATTGACACAAATTTTCGGAACCG GTTTATTTACCCCTGGAAAGAAGTGTAGCGAGGAGGTGATGGGCTACGAGGTCTACACCAGTGCCCTCGCGGACGTCTTGTGTGAGCCTTCGCTCAACATGCCACTGACTGTGGGAATGTATGCGCGCTGGGGAAGTGGCAAGTCATTCGTCTTGCGGAGGCTACAAG AGGAAATGCGGGAGTTTGCCCATCAAGATCTTCGAGCGATGTTTCACTTTTCTCGCTTCGTATTTATTATTCTGTTGGTATTTTGCACCGTAGTTGGGGTTGTCCTTGCGGCTTCTGTCGGTTACGCCACCGGAATCGGTATTGCTTTGGGGATATTTTTAGCGTGTTATCTTCTGTTTGTAATCGCGTACTTTGCCGACAGACGCTACAGCCGCGGAGAACCGTCCTGTGGCATCGGCGCTTACGTCACCAACGCGGTGGAAACCGTGAAATTGTTATGTCAGCTGGTGTTTTGTATTCCTCCTAGTCCAGGTTCTACTAAGCCCAATATGCCAGTTCGctttcttttcaccgacttcAGTAAGTTAACTTGTACCGGAAGCGAAGCCGCCTCGTTGGTCGGCATGATCGAAACGCTTTGTGACGTTGTCGAAAATGAGTTTGGATTTTTCGTGACCAGATTATATAGAGTATTTCGTTCGCCGCCCGCTGAATACGACGAGACAATGATGTCCGAAGCGCGTTGGAAACGCTGTTGCTGTTGTGTACCCACGTTTATTATCTTCCTCGTTATTCTTGCGCTTGGTTTGATTGGATTGGTGTTTTACAAGGTGTATGGCACGAAGGGGTCATCTGCCATAACAGGCATCGAAATCGCAGCCGCTTCCATAGTTGGTGTGGCTGTGCTGGTTCACTTGCCAACCCTGTGCTCTATCTTGTATTCCCTGGTTTTCTCACAGAAAAAACGGATCTCTGTCGTGGCGACTCAGCTTGGTTTAAAAGAGGAGGGCTTCATCCACGCACTCAAACAAGAAGTCGAGTTGATAACAGACTTGGTGAATTGTGTCGATGGATTTACGAAACATCAAACACGGGTCGTAATTGTCATCGATGGATTGGACAATTCAGAGCAATCCAAAGTTCTACAGCTCCTCGATTCAGTCAATTTGCTGTTCACTGATCCCGAAGCTCCGTTTATTATCTTAATGGCTGTGGACCCGCGGGTTATAATTAGAGCAATTGATCAAAGCTTCAGCAGTATTCTACGGGAATCGCATATTAGTGCTTCGGACTATTTGAAAAGTATCGTGCAGTTGCCTTTCTACCTACCGGAACCTAGGACAAATTACTCCGGGGTGTTACCTCCGGGGGTCGTCAGCCTCCTTGAAGATGTGACGGGTGTTGTACACACTGGGTCGGCTGTCCAACCTGAGCGAGAGAGTGTCCTTGCGGATGAATTAGAGTGGGACGGAGAAATCCTCGACTACAACGATCATAATAGTTTGCTGAACCGAGCGCCGCGCGCTACGTATAATTGCAATGGTGGAGTGATAAACAGTCGCGTGCATCCCGACTTAGAGTTGCAACAGTCCATGTTGTACGCTCATTCACGCGAAGATGAGGAGCAGTGTCTCGATCATCACAAACTTCTTGACCATGAACTGGAGCTGGAGGAGCGCCGTAGAATCTCCACAGACCTTGTTCAAGTGTTGGCAGACAACGAAACAGTTAATCCATTGGGCGTCAAACGTCTCATGAACATCATCTCTCTCACTTGCCGGCTCCTACGTGCCCGCGGGATTGACTATTCGTGGAAGCGGCTTGCGGCTTGGGTCAGTGTTGTTGATGGCTGGCCATATAAGACCTCATGGCTTGTCCTTCTCATAGAAGACTCCAATACACGGCTTCAAGAGAATGTTGCGCTGAAAGACCTTCACGAAGCTACGTTATCCGCCATGCCAGTAATCAACGAAGTCGATTGCGCTGTGGACGGAGACCCGGTGTATTTCGAAACGTTCCTTGCCAGTCACTATCCACTCTTGAGCGCGGCTGACGTCAGGCGGTTCTTACCGTGCACGGTTCACTTAGATCCGTCGCTACGCAGACAGATGGTGGAGTGCTTACAGTCTGTGAGTTCAGTGAGTTGTAATAAATCAGATACTGGAAGTTTGGGCAAAGGCAGCCCACATCTACAG GTCAGTACGGTAGTGAATTCTTCCAAGAAAGCAAATTTAGCCACTCTAACTGTGGAGGATGTGTGCAAACAG ATCGCTGAACTGGAGGGTTTGGACCAGAAACAGATTTCAACTTATCAGACAATTATCACAGAGAACAATATTAATGGCATAGTCCTGTCCACCTGCGACCTTGGGGAACTGGGACAGATTATGGCCATGACGTTCGGTGATTGGCAGCTATTTCGCGCATGGATACTGACTGCTCGAAATCCTGGGCAAGACTGCACCATGTG TAATGGCAGATGCCTTAGTCCCGGTGAGATGAACAGTCAGCGAATCAAGACACCTTCAG GCGCACCGGATCATACAAATCCGCTGACCGTTCCCGGGGAGAGCGACGGGGACTCAGCCGGCCAGCCTCATGTAGAGTCTCCTTTATTGAAAGCCCCGGATATAGTACTCGAGCCCCCCTCGGCTCCAGAGAGCGAAGAGGAGGACAATAAAGGCGAAACAGTGGACACGGCCGAGATTGAGTTAGAGAGAGAGGAAACTACATTGAAAGAAGATGCAACATTGCAGACTGATGAAAATTTTaaggaagaggaagaacatggCGAGGCCGCGTCTGGtttaataaaaattgacaaggaTAGCATTCTTATTTCAATTGAGGACGATGTTAATCTCCCTCTGCAACCTGAAATCCCAATTGGTTTCGATAAGAATGGCGATGGTGATCACGGTGACCAAGGATTTCCTGTCTCTTCTCCTCACGGGAACGATTTGATCACATTTAGCGAAGGAGAAGGTCGAAGAAATGGCTCGAATCTTGAACAAGACGTTTTGATCGCTCAGCCGCCAGATTCGGTCCCGCAAGAGGATATGCAAACAAATAGTTTGCCAAAACTCGAGTGTTCGTGCGAACGCTTTCAGCACGTAGATACAATGGAATCGGGTCGCGAGCGCAAGTCTTCCAGCAATTCTTTGTTATTTGACTCTGATGACAGTGCAGATGTTGATCGTCCTACAGCTATCGTACTTACGCGGAACAGAAATGGGCCAATGAAATCTGCTGTGGCTGTCAAGAGAAGCAACAGCGCTTCCGTAGGTGGAATTGGCTTCAGCAACGACAGATCTGGCTTATCTCTTCCCCAGTTAGCCTTGGTTGATTTAGGCCGTAATATATCTACGTCGAGCGTGTCACGTGGACAACATTCGTTACCCGGGGCTAACAATGTGGCTCGACCTTTTTCCTCCGCTGATGTCGCCACCGTTGAACACCCACCAAAACTCAGAAGAAACTCTGAGCAGCTCCTGCAAAATAGTACGGACAGTGAACCAGAGCCTTTTGCGCTCGCCTCAGACCCGTTAATCCCTGAGAAAGACTTGACTCGTTACAGTCGTGATTCAAATGAGTTCCCACCACCCCCACCGTCAATTGAGGATGCCTCACCCACCGACAAAGAGGACTCCCCTTGGGTGCCTCTCATGTCTCGATTTCAGGTAGACGCGAGTGCTTCGTTGTCGGAATGTGAAGAGCCGTTAATACCGCAGCGGTGTCCAAAGCCAAAGTCGAGCTCGACAGACCATAGAGTTCCGAAATTCCGCTCTTACACGCCGAAAGGTAAAACCACTTATGTGGAGGTTAAAAACAACGAAGCCAACTTGAAAAGTGAGACGTGCGTGTAA